From the Sardina pilchardus chromosome 11, fSarPil1.1, whole genome shotgun sequence genome, the window gagacggagagagagggaaacataCACATGGACTGTGCACTGGCCttgatgagagacagagagcacaaGAAGGGCAGAaagagtgggaggagaggaaatgtaCAAAGAGAACACATGAAGCATGAATGAAAGGGAAAAACAAGTTAGATGTGAAACAAATGGAAAcgaggagaagaaaaacaaaagcctTCTGAATGTTGAAGCACACACCATATTTTTTACTTATGTTTACATATCATTATTTGTGTGCCATGgatggtgtgtgaatgtgtgtgcgcgtgtgtctgtctgtttgtctgtctgtcattacATTAGTTTGGTGATGTAGTAATACTAAATCAACTGTTCAATCCTTGAGATGGGCTGTTTCTGCCTATTGCATATGACAATACCATACTACAGAACTCATACAGTAAGATGACAACAGCATTGTACAGTGGATTGTTCTGGTACTCTTTTATGTCACGTAGTCCATAATGCCCATACCACTTTAGAAATGATAATACAAAGTaaaaacaaatcacacacacaattgttgtTTTGAGGGAAGCACAAGTTGAAAAGAGTTTGGTCCAATCAAAATGACCAATGTGTAAACTCCATGTTACAATCGTTGATACCATTGTTAGGTTATTGTACAGTGATGGCACAAGTCAACATGACCTTTTGTATGAATGTTCCACTGTgatgtaaatgttttttaatcCGTATTCCTAACTGTCAGGAATACTTTGTGTATGTGAAACCAATGAATAAAATGTCTGTTTGATCTATAaatgtttttggttttgttgttgttttttacaaaaacaatcaggaaattgaaaaaaataaaaaaaaatgcatagaAAAATTATGTAACATTGAAACAGGTATCAACTGTTGTACTGTAGAACCACAGACTTGTCTCACTGGTCAGGACTGCTAGCCAGCTCCCAATGTGTGACAAGGCCAGTCCCATACATCTAGAAGGTGCTACGATTTGAACACAACCTGTGCTCAAATTTAAAGCAAAAAGTAAAGCTTTGACTTTTGTGTTCCAAACGTTTTGCCGTTGTACATTAGGGCCCATTCCCAATCGTAATGCATTCAGTGCTTTCCAGAGGGATGTTCTGAGACGACGTGGTATTCTCTCTTGTTTCTGCCACACATCGGCCGACTGAAGCAGCCAAGCTAGAGGAAAAGGGACGAACTTGATCACCAaactctgtatgtatgtgaacaCATTTTCATATACCCAAGACCCAAGCATGCATACACTGATACATATGCATAGGTAGTTATGGTATGTGAAACAAGACCAGGTAATGTCAGGTTTATGCTATTGCACGTCCTATGCAAAAATGTTTACTTTAAAAAGCCATTTCCATATGGCTCAAAGCTCACTTCTAGCTGCCTGTGTAATAATTCACTTTGTTAGATAAATGTAAAAGTGTTCCTATCTGATGTACACCAACATTCTTGGCCTGATGGTTCATTTGAATACTAACTCTGACAGGCGTGCAGGAGCACATTAATATTTCATACAGTAGCACTACCTTCCACAGCAGGAAGCCCAGGAGAGCCAATAGGACCAGGGCCAGCAGGAGGGAGAACACGATCACCCACCAGGGCACCCTGCGGTTCAGCAACGACTTCTGCTCAGGGAACACCGTCAGCTTCACCTGCAGGGGGCGCACAAAGCATGCCTCAGCACGACTGACCCCAATAACCCCACCACAATGCTGTGCTAATACATCTAGCATATCTGCTTGTTCAAAGCCAGTATGCAGCTTTGGCGCTTTTGAACCTGTAATCTCGGAATTGTTAGTGCCTTGTTCTGATGGTTGAATTACTGGAGGACTATCCAACTAGAGCATACAGTATCTATACAAATTATACAAAACATTAACGATTGCAAAATACGGTAACAAAATCTGTAGTGTGTTACTATCGTAACACATTTCAGTCTAATCTGGGTTGTTAAACTACAAATGAAGGTATAGTATATTGATTAgaaattatattattataatatttttGACTCCGTCATCTCCTTTTACCTTTTTAATTGATGGCTTTTAAAGGAATCTGGTGTTGATCCTGAGGTGTCTATGTGTGGGTGCACCTGCATTTGACTAAGCCAGAGTGGGAACATACGTCACCTGAGTAGGAAGGCTCCTGAGGCCGATGTTTTTCGGAGCTGAATGGATGCTGAGTGAGGCATTCAACAGAATGTCCAGGTAGTTCAAGGACTCGTACTCCTGGTggggcagacacagacacttgcaGACACTTTCTACATTGTATTGTGTAGCTGAAAggattttaagtagcctacatgagatttCAAAGCAAGGTGTCTGTTGGGTgttgtctactgtatgtctgaggtTTTCATGAATAATGCACTGATGCACAAATTGCTACTTATCATGCTATGCCTTCCaaacccacatacagtactgtacctcCAGAAATGTGCTGTTCCACAAACGAGCTCTGAGGTGGACCACTGCTTTATCTTCCAGGCCGAATAGGGGACACTTTATAGTGACACACTGTGCTTCTCCACCGCAAGCCTGAGAAGTAGGAGAGGATATGTACgtatgtctttgtttacaagttttacatgttttcattatgcTCTGATGTAAGGTAAATTAAGTTGcttaccacacacacttacaaacacaccatATCACATTATCAAAGGATTTTATTACCAGCATTTTGTATTTCCTTTTTCCTCCAAATATGGATAATATTCCATCAGTGCTCTGAGCCTCCAGATCCGCCTCCACGGCCTGCCGCTTGCCTCTGGATATGCCTTGAGCCTGGGAGAGCAGttgcaaatgtacatttcaGTCAATCCAGTGTAGAAATGTGGATGAATACAGCTTTATACCTACTCAGAATTAGTTGAAGTAAATTAACTAGAATAGCtagctagatagatactttattcatcctgaGGGAAATTTTAGATACTTAAATTAGGATTGGGAGTTACCTCGATGTGTTGGAGAGGGCTGATTTCCTGTGTGGGAGAGCAGGACATTTTCTGACCATCTTTCCCCTCGATCTGCACCAGATACAGGAGCCATTTCCCATCCTTATTCAGTTTGGGCCACTGGATGTCCAGTGACACGGTGGTTAATGATGTCAGAGGTATTCCCAGATTGCTGATCTAGAAATGAGGTGTGTCACAGGCTTGCACGTCACAACAGTACATGGTGTAGTATGCCTAAATACAGTGatctcctgtgtattagccacattgtgtataagccaggacagtgttttatgcaaattaaaagaaacaaaaccatattaatatcatattaactgccctgtgcattaacctcatagctgaaaaaattttgcaaaatcaatgtataagccacagctaatagttggAAAATTACAGTATACTAGATTTGAAAATTAATTGAAAAGAAATGTCATGTACCGTGAAGTTGTACTCGACCGGACAACCAATGTCTTCCACTGATGTAACTTCGCTCTCCACTTTCGCCTTCTCTCCAACTACTGATACCTGGGATGGGCTTGCGCCACTAGCAACCCCAGAGTTCATGTTAACACAACATTGCCATAAAGTTTAAGTATATAGATTCAACACACAATTGCATGAAAGTGCACGGAAGTGCAGCTAGTCAATAATCTGCCATGTAGAAATATCATGTACGCCTAGCTCAAGATCCAGTCAACCATGCTACTCTGCTCAGGAAAGAAGactgttaataataataataataataataacttttaactcaacacaaacagagcacacacagagcaagacaACACAAAAAGATGATGGTGGAAGATGAGAAGTGTTCCTGAAATAGATAGGTCTTGAGATGAGCTttgaagaaaggaaaggagggaCAGTCACAGAGGGATTGAGGGAAGGAATTCGAGAGTTTAGGGGCCATGGTGCTGTTGACTTTATTCTAGTGAATTTATGTTTATTCTTCGGGAATAATTCAGATATGGCAAACATGGTTTTCTGATAGCATAGCCAATCCTGCTGTGGTTTATGGCATGCACGATTGATATATTGTACAGACAGGAATACATTGATAAAGCTAAACTAATAAAGTATTGATAATATGCTCACCTATACAACAGCAGGTTAAGATCAAAGATGATTCTGCCCCTGGTGTTCACTGCTGATATATTCTGAGAACTGGTCCTGTGGCCAAAGGTGAACTTTGTTAAAGGAAATGACTCACTTCAGGTTACAAGACACTATCAGTCTCATGAGTAAACATTCAACCCAGGTTGAAGCAGGTCATAAAGTCTGAGATAACACAAATGTGAAGAACATGTGGGGTGAAATGAAATGTCTCCTCAACCAAATGTTCTGTAAGCAGAATTTAGCAGAATCTATATACATTGACAATGCAAAGGCCTACTATCCAGAATGAAATGGTTCCCCCAGAGTTAGGCTCACGTTTGCAGTTGCAGGGAAACATTGACTTCTGAAGTGCTCAAGGTGATGTTCATTGTAGTCAGTGTAATGTAGACATCAACCTGAGAAACAAACCACAACATTACTTAGAAGCTCCCAAATATTAATCATGTGAAACAGCTGAGTTTTAAAATGGGTGAACCTAGCCCGATCTGCCGGCAGTTGCATTTCGCCCTgctgctcaggctggaaacctgcactttttttcccctgcttcctgtccacgtttgctggaaccaatcacaaactggcttatccaccaggcgcacctggatcggtctgattggttgaaggactatccaaatgcgtacagagtcatttgaactatgcccattgattatgcctcttgtgcagtagaaagaCAGTGCAGACACCATgtatgttcaatcttaaaagattgatcttagtatcggtgatagccaggctagccGAGTTAACTGTCACATACCGAATCAGTTCAACTGGCTCACCTCTGCATCTCTGGGTATAGGGTCTCCTACGCGACATCTCACCAGGGTGCCATTGGCATTAGCAGTGCAGTACACCTGTACATAGCCACAGTGTGGAaataaagaagagagaaggagagaaagaaaaagaggaagtagagatcaaaagagagagagagtgatagagattATAACTTCTGCGTATAAACTTTAGGCTTATTTGTCTTCATGCAGAGCTGCGAAGGTCTGGCTGAACATGATGGAGTTAACACACTTCATGTTTATGCAAAAGTCCAGCATGCATCATGTTCAGACAAATCTGCACAGCACTGTATGAAGTCGAATGAGCCTATTTAGAGATATTTAGAGAGGATatgacacacaggaaatgacccgCTGAATGGTGTGCCCTGTATGCTGACTCACAGAATTATCCTTGGAGAAGTAGGACATGTAATAGATTGGGCTTGGGATGGTGGCAACCAGCTGAGTGTCATAGGCGTTCTCTCCTCCCTTATTTGTCACCGTTATCTTCAGATCAATCTTTTTGTCACTGGCAGAAATCAGTGCTGTGCCATTCTCTCTGTATTTCAAAACATCAAATTGAATGACACTCGGCCACATTAATTTTACAACATTTTACAAAAATTGTACTTAGAAAAAGGATTTCAGACTACCTTCTTAATGGTGTGAAgtggtctgtgtctgtttttctggATACAAACTGATACTGCAGATTCAGGTTACTTCTACAGACGTTGTCATTCCCACATCCAAGATTCACAAATTTGAGctgtacaaacaaacatggaGGACAGCTGCTGAGTGGATTCATCATCATTACAGATGTTCTGTGTAAATCCAGGAGCAggtcatgtttatttatttttaaatgaagcTTATTGACTTCCTCATGTTAATATATCAGGATTACCTCTTCCCCCAAACTATCTGTCTGTGCAATGCATACACTCTTTCACAATATCATAGAGAACAACTCCTAATAATTCACAATGCAAACTCTCATATCAATAGccaacacacagtcatacacacaatctgtctctctgtgtgtctttctctaatacaaacacagacacagacacacccacacgttTAAACACACCCactgacacaccacacacctcagCTGTGCGTTTGTTCTGTGGTGAGGTGACAGGCTTCAGCTCAGGCAGAGAgctgagtgctgaccggtggCTGGACGTGGCACTCAGGAGTGATGTGGACACGCTAATGGGAATGGCCCTGACCTTGTCCTGGATGTCCGTCTGAGAAGAGAGGTTGGCTCTGTTCAAAACCCTGTCCTGTTAATTCATCTTATTTACTGACAGAGGATGATCTACAGTAATGGACACTGTACACTGCCCAATGAATCGCATATGCTTGAATCTGTTGAATACTCATTCAAAATGTATCTAAAAATTCTCAGACCGCAAACAACACcccaaaataaaaaacatggcTCTTGTAAAATATAAAAGCCTTATCAAATATAAAACATACTGATATAATATATGCAGATTTTAAAAATGCCTGTTGAATTcacagaagagaaagaagatcCATACCTGTAGCCGGAGTTCTGTGTTAACACATTCCTTTTTTGAACTGCCGAGTCTCAAAGTGCCCTGGGACCAGAGATGGCAAAAATGCACTTTTCATACTCAAGTAGATGTAAAGATACGGTAAAAAACGCTTAAGGACTTCACTCAAGAAGTACAGGCTCTGATATGTACGCAAAGAAGGACTATTTTACTGTCTGTTTCTGGGCTTCATAGATCCAATTTAACTCTATAACAACTATTTCACTGCCCCTTAAAATACCCTCTTGATACCTTGTGTCTAACTAAGTATGATAAGGCATTAGATTTGACAAAAAAGTTTCCTATTATCATGGAACTATTATTCCTGTCGCTGCCATTCTCTTAGAAAAGTCTGTACAAGTTGATGACCCAATGCAGCACAAGCCACTGCTAATGTTAATGGACACAAAATGAGGAGAATTTGGTAATCAACTAATTTTCTTCTCACAAGATGGCGGTGAGTATTGAGTATTTGCACTTTGTTACTCCTCACCTCTGCTTGGGATGGATCTTTGAAGGCCACCCGAGATGGCAGATTCCACTCCCTCCTCTGACTGTCTGTTTCCAGCATGTAGCGGATATCTGCCAGGGGTAATGGAGATGTCAGGATTGGCACAGCACCACCAGATGCTGACAGTGCATCAGCCGTGGTACATCGGGCTTGGCCTATCTATCATTTCACATTAGGCTTAGCCTATCTACTGTGGCACATTAGGCTTGGCCTATCTATCATTTAACATTAGGCTTAGCCTATCTACCGTGGCACATTAGGCTTGGCCTAAGTGGCACTTCAGGTAGTAGAGTAGCAGAGTAGTAGAGTCAGTTGGCTACAGGACATTTGGTGTGGCATGTAGACTGCCTCATAACTGTTGTTTATGTGGATCTCTATTTCTTTTAGCCTCTGAATATCACCTTTATGCCACTGTAATGGAGTTTGGACAGGAAAGTCTTCAAGTGACCAATCCTCCAAAGTAATACATGTTTGAGATTGACAGCTTACGATGTTGGACTGGACTGATGTGCTGTTCCTTGTATACTTACTGATGTCTGGCTTGTAGGTGGCTGGATGTGAGGTGAAACTAAAACAGGACTTGACAGTAATTGAGctgaatgataaaaaaaaacacacattaagaTCCAGTTTTTTAGATATTTGGGATgaattgtatgtacagtatttgtttgtCTACCAATAAAACTAACCATTGCTGCTTATCACAATTGTAATTCTTTACATCGATGCCATCAGGGGTTATCATCAAGGTCTGCTCAATATTTATGACTGGTTTTGCCCTGGGAAAATAAGATAATTCAGAATCACATGTCACCTGGTACAGAAATCACATATAAACCTTAACACAACATCACAAGATATTACCTGTAAACAAATACGGAATCTGAGAGAGATCCCACAGCTATATCTGGATATCCATTCTCATCTACATCCATGTTCCCCGCTAAGGAATATCCAAATAACTTAACACCACCCTTGCCTTTTATAATCTGAAATGTTCAACAAATATAAAATAATTCAGTACAGAATATTCCAATAACGTAACAGCACCTTCTTTTATAATCAGAAATGTTCTCTTACAATCTCTTTTAAACACAACATCTCTGAAAATACTGTACAAGCAGATTGTTGGCTAACAGTATGGCATGacatgatactgtatgttctgtaaAATGTGTTTACTGGCCTGTGTGGGTTTCTCTAGAATGCCCTCTGCAGAGCCATGGTAAATGTAGACATGTCCGGGTCCCTCGTACGGTGCTCCTACAGCAATATCTGTTACGAAAGTTCATGAACATCTCTGTCACATAAAAACATGAACCCAGCACACAGACTTCAAGGTTGAAGCTTAATGTCTTTGCCCATTCTATACAATGAGGTTATATtattgggcagccgtggtgtactggttagcgcatcgggcttgtaaccggagggttgccggttcgatccccgaccagtctaccacggctgaagtgcccttgagcaaggcacctaacccctcactgctccccgagcgccgctggttgggcaggcagctcactgctctgggttgtgtgattcacctcactgtgtgttcactgtgtgctgtgtgttcactaattcggttaaattgggttaaatgcagagaactgaatttccctcacgggatcaaaaaagtatatattctattctattctatttgatAGACAGTTCATGGGAAAAGGAATACTAGTGTACACAAATGGCTAAATTCATTGTGTGTGCTTTATACATATCCAGGGGTGCCTGTCTGTGATAACAAAAGGGTTAAAAGAAAGACAAGCATTCCAGTTGGCCAATGTCGTGTTCTGTGGGTATCCCCTCCTGTAGAGAACATGGGGATAAAGCTTTTTTTCAGCTTGATGGCATTCACAAAAGACGCCATAGAGGGCTTTTCAGCTGACCTTGGAATCCGTCTTGATTGACATCACCGATGCTTCCAACTGCCAGCCCGAACATAGAGTCCTTTTTTCCATGGAGACGGACAGGCTTGAGATTGTTCCAGTCTCTGCCTCCAGCCCGATTGATGTAGACGTAGACTGCACCTCCCACATCTCCATCTTTTTCAAAGTACTGGGGGGCACCCACAACCAGGTCCTCCCACCTTCATCAAAGATATGGTATAATTACATAGTACTTCTGTATGAATAACAAATATGCTATTCTGAAGTTGTGGCAAAATAAAGAACGTAGACTAATCTAGAGCTAACAGTAGATATGGGACTAGTTTAGCTTGATACTGCACTGCACTAACATTTAAACAGACTCTCATGAGGCCCATTCAGTTTTACTTCATAACCTGAATATTGGTGACACAGTTCATCGGACATCTAAGTGTCATGTAATGTAGTACTGTGTATGAATCTCTGTGATCCGGGTCATAATACGCTTCTCCACCACTATTTACACTTAGCCCTCTATTGCATAGTGTTGCTTCAGGGTAACAAACCCTTGTCGCCTCATTTTCTCAGGCCTACAACATCATACACCAATAAAAAATGCTCATATTGATCAGGAGGAAGTTTGAAAAGCCAATAGAATGCTTGTATTTGATCACATGACTTGTAAAATACCCTTTTCAATCTATTTTCCTCACCTGCACTCACATACGGCAGGCATGTTTTTTTCAGCTCCACAAACCTTTGAAAAAGTGACATTTTCCTTAGGATTtccatgaaataaaaaatattttcacaattttgggTAAGTTCTGATTCAGTTTCACTCTGTTGATTATGTTTTTATTGAATATTTATTTAGTAAAAGTGTAAAATAGCTATGTTGCCTCAAAGCAACAACATGCAACAGTGGAATGAGGATTCCCTGTTTATATGCTAGTTACTTACACAGAGTCAAATGGCAGGATACCAAGACTTGTTGAGTATTTGTCAGTATGtacattgttttttattttaaaatacttaataacaataacaatatgttTATTGATGTGTGCTTATTGATATCTCCAGATGGAGATGctgaagaaagagatggagagctgAAAAAAGACGAAGAGGAACAGGCATACATAAACTGAATGGGAATGAATGGATAAAAATAATACTCCTTTGTCGCGCATTGTTACTTCTAGGTAACAAACCCAACTAAGATTGTAACTAGTTGTAAATGTATTACTTTTTCagcacaaatgtttttttcaaattaAGTTGATGTTGAAGATCTTtcataaaatgtattttgttatGGAATAAAGAGATATATTATAAGTAGACTGCACTTTTTGTATTTATTACCATTATTGCATGTTGTTGCCCCAAAGTAACAAACCTAGATCTACCCCCTATTAATATTCAATTTTTTTATGGAATTGTTCAATGTGCTCTATGACTGGCAATAAAAtgtgtggaaatgttttttttcttcattatttcatatatcaTGCAATAGAGGGTTAGGGCATTTTTTTTACCCCTATGAGACTGGGCTTTTAACCACTGAGAGGCTGGACTTTTAATCACTGAAAGGCTGGGCTTTTTACAACAGAGAGGTTGGGCTTTTTACAACTGAGACAGGCTCTGTCCTGCAAAACAACAGAAACAACAAACTACTGTCGCACTGTGTGTCCAAAAACCCTGCTGACCCCTGTTCTAGACAGCAGCTCACCCATCTGCGTTGAGGTCCACCACTGCGAGGTCATAGCCAAAGGACGAGGCCAGCCCAGGATCAGTGAGGCGGTGCACCACATCCAGACCTTGGGTTTTGTCTTCACTCCGCAGCAgtagcacctacacacaccacagttaCATTTACCTTGTAGCACCTACACACCCCAACCATTACATTTACCTTTACAGTTGCATTCAAGtgcacattcacatacagtgaataagtgaggaggaggatgcacGCCCAAGTAGAGGTGCTGGCTGGGAGGTTATCATGAGTAAGGACAGGGTAGCTGCATCAACAGATATCTCTTCCAAtcaattatactgtatctaaatcatatctacagtatgtcagttatCTATTCAAAACAGATGTTTCAGCAAATAGCCTTTATCAACCCAAAGTGACATTAATAAAGGCTGTTTGcctaaaaaaagagagatcacAGTGTGTGACCACCCTTtacagacagaggacagaggaagtaggTGTGTAGGGTGCAGGGATCCCAGCCTTGGATATGGACTCTGACAGACCAGAGTGCCAGACCGTATAGATGCATGAGGTTCACACATAGAGACTTTTTTTGAGGGCCCCAGATAGGCTTCTCTGTACAGATATATGTACATTTATGAGTGGTGCGCATACCTCCTCTAAACGGACATATATTTATGAGTGGTGCACATACCTCGCCACTGTGTCCAGACCTTGGGGCTCCAGACACGATGATCAGCTCCCCTTTATTGGTCAGAGTGGTGCTGGATCCTATGGAGAATCCTGCacggacatcacacacacacacacacacacacacacacacacacacacacacacacacacacacacacacacacacacacacacacacacacagacgttaaAAGCATCTGATATGTGGTTAGCattaacattttgaaaaaagttcaaTTATTTTAACACACATGTCTTTATTATGTCTTTTTACAAGGAACATTACACTCAAGGTCTTTTTATGTACACAGAGCTCTGTAACAAAATGTGGCCATTTCATTGAGACATCTTCTgttttgtgtgagtgacagaagcaAGAAGAGGCAGATATGTGGTTATTAACACAGCTAAATTAACAGTTCAATTATTAAAGAGTGGGAGTCACGTCTACCTAAATAACTGCTGATGTTGACAGGAATGAGCTTGGGGTCGTTCTCTTCCCCGGTTTCCAGCACCTCAGGATAATCCACATCCCAGTCTGTCGGTTCAAGACGCACGATACCTGCAGTGTCACAAAAAGGGAGTTAATAGAGGGTGGTTCTAGAATGCACCATAATCAACCACTGAAGTGGGTCTTATAATAAACCTCAGAATGACTCCAGCCTGAATATAAGCagaacaataaccataaccatgacaaAAGAGGACATTTTCATGTAATAGAATGGGCATAAAGTTAatagagatacagtatactaggccccagccgtggcgcgactggctggggcacctgcaccgcacgccggcgacccgggttcgattcccgccccgtggtcctttccggatcccaccccgacactctctcccattcacttcctgtctgtctctactGTACTATCATtaaaaaggcataaaagcccaaaaaatatacttaaaaaaaaaaagagatacagtatactgtgtgtgtgtgtgtgtgtgtgtgtgtaaaaatatatatggaAAGATTGATCTATGTTATCATACTGTATCTTCTCATGGGACGAAACAGAAGAAATGACACTTTGCTACAATGTAAAGTAATCAGTGCACAGCACAGCTTGTATAACAGTGTAAATTTGCTGTCCCCTCAAAATAACTCAATACCACTGATATATAACAAGAGTGATTACACCCCTAAGTGAAAAAAGCACACTGTTATACAAGCTGTGCA encodes:
- the LOC134095328 gene encoding integrin alpha-6-like; translation: MGVRVRSQGPGGKVVVCAHRYQRWKSEESRVMPGRCIVLEQDLQAQEDERDPFCAEGGRLARPGGNTKEFFGYCQQGVSPAFTNDKQHILYGAPGGYDWKGIVRLEPTDWDVDYPEVLETGEENDPKLIPVNISSYLGFSIGSSTTLTNKGELIIVSGAPRSGHSGEVLLLRSEDKTQGLDVVHRLTDPGLASSFGYDLAVVDLNADGWEDLVVGAPQYFEKDGDVGGAVYVYINRAGGRDWNNLKPVRLHGKKDSMFGLAVGSIGDVNQDGFQDIAVGAPYEGPGHVYIYHGSAEGILEKPTQIIKGKGGVKLFGYSLAGNMDVDENGYPDIAVGSLSDSVFVYRAKPVINIEQTLMITPDGIDVKNYNCDKQQCSITVKSCFSFTSHPATYKPDINIRYMLETDSQRREWNLPSRVAFKDPSQAEGTLRLGSSKKECVNTELRLQTDIQDKVRAIPISVSTSLLSATSSHRGASPSQVSVVGEKAKVESEVTSVEDIGCPVEYNFTISNLGIPLTSLTTVSLDIQWPKLNKDGKWLLYLVQIEGKDGQKMSCSPTQEISPLQHIEAQGISRGKRQAVEADLEAQSTDGILSIFGGKRKYKMLACGGEAQCVTIKCPLFGLEDKAVVHLRARLWNSTFLEEYESLNYLDILLNASLSIHSAPKNIGLRSLPTQVKLTVFPEQKSLLNRRVPWWVIVFSLLLALVLLALLGFLLWKLGCFSRPMCGRNKREYHVVSEHPSGKH